A region from the Ignavibacteriales bacterium genome encodes:
- a CDS encoding TPM domain-containing protein: MKNNLIYNFFTDDDLLRISDKIKEMEDITSGEIRVSVKEHRKLLQRKKSVHELALAEFIRLKMHETRDKTGILIIILLEERKFHILADEGINEKVPDNTWDDISNEMQTEFQKGLFSEGIILGVEKVGKILQVHFPIKADDTNELSNKVEF, encoded by the coding sequence ATGAAAAATAATCTGATCTATAACTTTTTTACAGACGATGACCTGTTAAGGATTTCTGACAAGATAAAAGAAATGGAAGATATTACTTCCGGAGAAATAAGGGTTAGTGTTAAAGAGCATCGTAAATTACTACAACGGAAAAAATCTGTGCACGAACTTGCACTTGCAGAATTTATCAGGTTGAAGATGCACGAAACCCGCGACAAAACGGGAATATTAATTATTATCCTTTTAGAAGAAAGGAAATTTCACATTCTTGCCGACGAAGGAATAAACGAAAAAGTACCCGATAATACCTGGGACGATATCAGCAATGAGATGCAAACAGAATTTCAGAAAGGGCTTTTTTCAGAGGGAATAATCCTGGGAGTTGAAAAAGTAGGGAAAATTTTACAAGTGCATTTTCCCATAAAAGCTGATGATACAAATGAACTTTCTAACAAAGTTGAATTTTAA
- a CDS encoding MBL fold metallo-hydrolase, whose amino-acid sequence MKRRSFVKTGILTAIGTLLISPFINNKQSSYAITKTKHTPLPERWDNNRITLSWIGHSTVLINFFGVWILTDPVLYERIGIYLLGTNWGPSRFTYPALSIDEIPQPDIMLLSHAHMDHMDYKTLKDFANKYPGKIDLITSFFTKDVIEDLPWKSIKELDWGNEHLLNGVIIKALEVKHFGWRFPWEKDRSQGFMKTGRSYNAYLLEKNGKKILFGGDTAKTDKLNFLMDKNIDVAIMPIGAYRPWKWSHCNPEEALIMADKLNAKYFIPIHTNTFQQGKEPRKEPLNWLNKSAINYKVQLGLNEIGQTFTV is encoded by the coding sequence ATGAAAAGAAGAAGCTTTGTTAAAACTGGGATATTAACTGCAATTGGCACTTTACTTATTTCTCCATTTATAAATAATAAACAAAGTTCTTACGCAATAACTAAAACCAAACATACACCATTACCGGAACGCTGGGATAACAACCGGATTACACTTAGCTGGATCGGACATTCAACCGTACTTATAAATTTTTTTGGTGTGTGGATTCTTACAGATCCGGTACTTTATGAAAGGATCGGAATTTATTTATTAGGAACAAATTGGGGACCTTCCCGTTTTACTTATCCGGCTTTATCAATTGATGAAATTCCACAACCAGATATAATGCTTCTCTCTCACGCACATATGGACCACATGGATTATAAAACATTAAAGGATTTTGCAAATAAATATCCTGGTAAAATTGATTTGATAACCTCATTCTTTACTAAAGATGTAATTGAAGATCTTCCTTGGAAATCAATTAAGGAATTGGATTGGGGTAACGAGCATTTACTTAATGGAGTAATTATTAAAGCTTTAGAGGTAAAGCATTTTGGCTGGAGATTTCCATGGGAAAAGGATCGTTCGCAAGGATTTATGAAAACAGGAAGAAGTTATAATGCTTATCTTTTAGAAAAAAATGGAAAGAAAATTTTATTTGGCGGCGATACTGCAAAAACCGATAAACTTAATTTTCTTATGGATAAAAACATTGATGTTGCAATAATGCCAATCGGGGCATACCGTCCATGGAAATGGAGCCACTGCAATCCCGAAGAAGCATTAATTATGGCAGATAAATTAAATGCAAAATATTTTATTCCAATTCATACTAATACTTTCCAACAAGGGAAAGAACCACGCAAAGAACCACTGAACTGGCTGAACAAATCCGCGATTAATTACAAGGTTCAGTTGGGCTTGAATGAAATTGGACAGACATTCACTGTTTAG
- the aat gene encoding leucyl/phenylalanyl-tRNA--protein transferase, producing the protein MSKNHKSMEDEFLQPDKMIELYSRGAFPMADDDGTINWYLPEVRTIIPLDKFNLPRSLRKIIQQSEYEIKIDSAYLDVIRNCANREITWISEKLIAAYIRLYELKHLHSVEVWMDNKLVGGLYGITYKGAFFGESMFSKVSQTSKIALAKLVEHLIEKEFVLLDVQYLSPHLKMFGAEEISLLEFYEYLLAASKVECEF; encoded by the coding sequence ATGAGTAAAAATCACAAGTCAATGGAAGATGAGTTCTTACAGCCTGATAAAATGATTGAGCTGTACTCGCGCGGAGCATTTCCTATGGCGGATGATGATGGCACTATCAACTGGTATTTGCCCGAGGTTAGAACCATCATTCCATTAGATAAATTTAATCTACCACGTTCGCTTAGAAAAATCATTCAACAATCAGAGTATGAAATAAAAATAGATTCCGCTTACCTTGATGTAATAAGAAATTGTGCCAACCGGGAAATAACCTGGATCTCTGAAAAATTGATCGCAGCCTATATTCGTTTGTATGAACTTAAACATCTGCACTCTGTTGAAGTGTGGATGGACAATAAACTCGTTGGCGGTTTATACGGAATAACTTACAAAGGCGCTTTCTTCGGTGAATCGATGTTTTCCAAAGTTAGCCAAACATCCAAAATTGCTCTTGCAAAACTGGTTGAACATTTAATTGAAAAAGAATTCGTTCTTTTAGATGTGCAATATCTTTCTCCCCATTTAAAAATGTTTGGTGCTGAAGAAATTTCCCTACTGGAATTTTACGAATATCTTTTAGCTGCATCTAAGGTGGAGTGCGAATTTTAA
- a CDS encoding DUF2721 domain-containing protein, which produces MNQILPESMTVTQVIQLLIAPAVMINACGLLLLGINNKYSLVVNRVRLLNEEKRKMVHKVGEKNFTYEENVRLESITRQLKDLVYRVKLVRNSVLCYTSAVALFVLTSLLTGFNFFVDAINLKMEIIGVFLAGMIMVLVGICFAFLETKKGYDIILYEVFADE; this is translated from the coding sequence ATGAATCAGATTTTACCGGAATCGATGACAGTTACACAAGTAATTCAGCTTTTAATTGCACCGGCAGTTATGATAAATGCATGTGGATTGTTGTTGCTTGGAATAAACAATAAATATTCGCTGGTTGTTAATCGTGTGCGTTTGCTAAATGAAGAAAAACGAAAAATGGTTCACAAAGTCGGGGAGAAAAATTTTACTTATGAAGAAAATGTAAGATTGGAAAGCATAACCCGGCAATTAAAAGATCTTGTCTACCGTGTAAAACTTGTGCGCAATTCAGTTTTGTGCTACACAAGCGCAGTTGCACTTTTTGTTCTAACATCGCTTCTTACCGGTTTTAATTTTTTTGTTGATGCGATTAATCTAAAGATGGAAATTATTGGCGTTTTTTTAGCGGGGATGATTATGGTTTTAGTCGGAATTTGTTTTGCATTTCTTGAAACAAAAAAGGGTTATGATATAATCCTGTATGAAGTTTTTGCAGATGAGTAA
- a CDS encoding type II toxin-antitoxin system HicB family antitoxin produces the protein MKKYLIVVEDTGQGYSAFSPDLDGCAATGATKEEVEKDMADAIKFHLEGLTKEGYKIPEPKCYAKYLEVND, from the coding sequence ATGAAAAAATACTTGATAGTTGTGGAAGATACAGGACAAGGTTATTCCGCATTCTCCCCTGATCTGGATGGATGTGCAGCAACAGGTGCTACCAAGGAAGAAGTTGAAAAAGATATGGCAGATGCAATAAAATTTCATTTGGAAGGCTTAACAAAAGAAGGTTATAAAATTCCTGAACCCAAATGCTATGCAAAATATTTAGAGGTCAACGATTAA
- a CDS encoding ATP-binding protein, giving the protein MSNFYKSIFYNKSIRNFLVSLGAMLILFLDLLLFNTSFPQNNEYEISRISIEQGLSQSSVYSILQDRHNFMWFGTAEGLNKYDGYKFYTYKFDRYDSSSISDNWILALREDKSGTIWIGTNGGGLNKFDDKTEKFIHFKYDINNPKSLSDNVVNTILEDKNGVLWIGTDNGLNKFDKVSKTFFSYKNDPSNSNSISNNYVNTIFEDSQSNLWVGTNDGGLNKFDRAKGIFYQFKNDPKNSNSISNDRIWAIQEDPNNKNILWVATYGGLNKFDVENGIFYNLKHDNTNPNSLIGNSIRSFKIDSKGNFWIGTNGDGLDKYQAKKNMFYHFLYDRNEKNSISKNNIVSIYEDKSGLIWIGTRSGGLNKIKKYKFRKYAFSTFSIEDINTNNIWSIFKDDEKNVWIGTDNGLLVFNRASGKCITYKNNPRDSKTISDNVITAIFEDKNKTIWIGTESGGLNKFDKQSGSFISFKHNPNNPFSITDDYVKTICEDKQGVLWIGTRGGGISAFDRTKSIFKNYRNTNSNNSLSHNRVNYIFEDQSGQLWICTSGGGLNKFNRKTETFTHFTFDPANPNSLSDIYALSCNEDKAGNLWVCTYDGGLNKFDKTTGKFIHFNMKNGLPGNVVYGVLEDSVGNLWISTNNGLSKFNPQAQSFMNYDNRDGLQGTEYNSGSFYKSKDGEMFFGGINGFNSFFPNEIKDNQFSPPIVITAFRKFDQLVTFNEPISEMDKINLSYKENYFSFEFASLDYSSPEKNQYAYMMEGFDKDWIKCGSRRYVSYTNLRAGEYTFKVKGTNSDGLWNDKPAEIKIIISPPYWNTWWFRISIVVLIIGLIYFFYKKRIKYFETHTQILQKEIVERLKVEEELTKAKEKAEESDRLKSNFLAQMSHEIRTPINTILSFTSLLKDETENKISLDLQPSFGIIEQGGRRLIRTIDMILNMSEIQAGRFDIQLRKLNIVDDILSDIVSEFRFIASGKKLQLSLDCNAENKNIIGDRYSVLQIFQNLIDNSLKYTESGSVTISVYNQTNKLINVDVKDTGIGISEEYLSELFIPFSQEDSGYTRRFEGTGLGLSLVENYLKLNNAGISVQSEKGKGSIFTVSFKTA; this is encoded by the coding sequence ATGAGTAATTTTTATAAAAGCATTTTTTACAATAAATCCATAAGGAACTTCCTGGTTTCACTTGGAGCTATGCTCATTCTTTTTCTGGATTTACTTTTATTTAATACCAGTTTTCCCCAAAATAATGAATATGAAATTTCGAGGATTTCAATTGAACAAGGTTTGTCCCAGAGTTCAGTTTATTCAATTTTACAGGACAGACATAATTTTATGTGGTTTGGTACAGCCGAAGGATTAAATAAATATGATGGTTACAAGTTTTATACATACAAATTTGATCGGTATGATTCCAGTTCAATATCCGATAATTGGATACTTGCTTTACGTGAAGATAAAAGCGGTACAATTTGGATTGGAACCAACGGTGGAGGTTTAAATAAATTTGATGATAAAACTGAAAAGTTCATTCACTTTAAGTATGATATTAATAATCCTAAAAGCCTCAGCGATAATGTTGTAAATACTATCCTTGAAGATAAAAATGGTGTGCTTTGGATTGGGACTGATAATGGGCTAAACAAATTTGATAAAGTAAGTAAAACCTTCTTTAGTTATAAAAATGATCCTTCAAACTCTAACTCAATAAGTAATAATTACGTAAATACAATATTTGAAGACAGCCAGAGTAATTTATGGGTAGGTACAAATGATGGAGGACTAAATAAGTTCGATAGAGCAAAAGGGATTTTTTACCAATTTAAAAATGATCCTAAAAATTCTAACAGCATAAGCAATGATAGAATATGGGCAATACAGGAAGATCCAAATAATAAAAACATACTTTGGGTTGCAACATATGGCGGCTTAAATAAGTTTGATGTAGAGAATGGAATATTTTATAATCTTAAGCATGATAATACGAATCCAAATAGTTTAATTGGGAATTCAATACGAAGCTTTAAAATTGATAGTAAAGGTAATTTTTGGATTGGAACCAACGGAGATGGTTTAGATAAGTATCAAGCAAAAAAAAATATGTTCTATCATTTTCTTTATGACAGAAATGAAAAAAACAGTATTAGTAAAAATAATATTGTTTCTATTTATGAGGATAAATCCGGTTTAATTTGGATTGGTACAAGGAGTGGTGGTTTAAATAAAATCAAGAAGTATAAATTCCGCAAATATGCTTTTAGTACTTTTTCCATCGAGGATATAAATACAAATAATATTTGGTCCATCTTCAAAGATGATGAAAAAAATGTTTGGATCGGAACCGATAATGGTCTTCTTGTTTTTAATAGGGCAAGCGGAAAATGTATTACTTACAAAAATAATCCACGCGATTCAAAAACCATTAGCGATAATGTAATTACTGCTATTTTTGAAGATAAAAATAAAACAATTTGGATTGGAACCGAAAGCGGCGGATTAAATAAGTTTGATAAACAAAGCGGAAGTTTTATTTCGTTTAAGCATAATCCAAATAATCCTTTTAGTATAACTGATGATTACGTAAAAACAATTTGTGAAGATAAACAAGGTGTGTTATGGATTGGAACAAGAGGCGGAGGAATTTCTGCGTTCGATAGAACAAAATCAATTTTTAAAAACTATAGAAACACAAATTCAAATAATAGCTTAAGTCACAACCGTGTAAATTATATTTTTGAAGATCAATCGGGGCAACTTTGGATCTGTACATCTGGCGGTGGTTTAAATAAATTTAACAGAAAAACCGAAACATTTACTCATTTTACTTTCGATCCAGCAAATCCAAATTCCTTATCAGATATTTATGCGCTTTCTTGCAATGAAGATAAAGCGGGCAACCTTTGGGTTTGCACTTACGATGGCGGACTTAACAAATTTGATAAAACTACCGGTAAGTTTATTCATTTCAATATGAAAAATGGTTTACCGGGTAATGTTGTGTATGGTGTTCTGGAAGATAGCGTTGGTAATTTATGGATTAGTACCAATAATGGGTTATCTAAATTTAATCCTCAAGCTCAATCTTTTATGAATTATGATAATCGGGACGGGTTGCAAGGTACTGAATATAATAGCGGTTCATTTTATAAAAGTAAAGATGGTGAAATGTTTTTTGGAGGGATAAATGGTTTTAATAGTTTCTTTCCAAATGAAATTAAAGATAATCAGTTCTCTCCACCAATAGTTATAACTGCGTTTAGAAAATTTGATCAATTGGTTACTTTCAATGAACCAATTTCCGAAATGGATAAAATCAATTTATCGTATAAAGAAAATTATTTTTCCTTTGAGTTTGCTTCTCTCGATTACTCTTCTCCAGAAAAAAATCAATATGCATACATGATGGAAGGCTTTGATAAAGACTGGATTAAATGCGGCAGCAGGAGATATGTAAGTTATACAAATCTTAGGGCGGGTGAATATACTTTTAAAGTGAAAGGGACAAATAGTGATGGACTTTGGAATGATAAACCTGCCGAAATAAAAATTATAATCTCACCTCCTTATTGGAATACATGGTGGTTTAGAATTTCCATTGTTGTTTTGATAATTGGACTTATCTATTTCTTTTATAAAAAAAGAATAAAATATTTTGAAACACATACCCAAATACTTCAAAAAGAAATTGTTGAGCGGTTAAAGGTTGAAGAAGAATTAACTAAAGCAAAAGAAAAAGCAGAGGAATCAGATCGACTGAAATCAAATTTCCTGGCTCAAATGTCGCACGAAATCAGAACACCGATTAATACTATTTTAAGTTTTACTTCCTTACTTAAAGATGAAACGGAAAATAAAATCAGCTTAGATTTACAACCAAGTTTTGGTATTATTGAACAAGGCGGCAGGAGATTAATTAGAACAATAGATATGATTTTGAACATGTCGGAAATTCAAGCCGGACGCTTTGATATTCAACTTCGGAAGCTAAATATAGTTGATGACATTCTTTCAGACATAGTTAGTGAATTCCGGTTTATTGCCAGCGGAAAAAAATTACAACTTAGTCTTGATTGTAATGCAGAAAATAAAAATATAATTGGCGACCGATATTCGGTTTTGCAAATATTTCAGAACCTGATTGATAATTCATTAAAATATACTGAATCAGGTTCTGTTACTATTTCGGTTTATAATCAAACTAATAAACTGATCAACGTTGATGTAAAAGATACAGGCATTGGTATTTCTGAAGAATATTTATCAGAACTATTCATTCCATTTTCTCAAGAAGATAGTGGCTACACAAGAAGATTTGAAGGTACAGGATTGGGATTGTCTTTGGTGGAAAATTATCTAAAATTGAACAACGCGGGAATTTCCGTCCAAAGTGAAAAGGGCAAAGGTAGTATATTCACAGTCTCGTTCAAGACAGCGTAA
- a CDS encoding DMT family transporter produces MNLKSFGYSISAVLLWATVATAFKLTLAGMNFLQMLFYSSLSSSVVLFIILLSTNGRNSFKFLTFADLKKSLLLGLLNPFLYYFVLFKAYSLLPAHEAQPLNYTWPIAISIMSAIFLKEKISIRIVIGLITAFVGVIIIATRGNIFNLHFDSWEGVILAIGSSIIWASFWLLNMIDKRDSSVKLFGAFFIGTILSGMYILVFDTFIIHEPKYIFGAVYIGFFEMGFTFLLWMKGLSLSKSRAKTSTLAYLSPFLSFILISVVLKEQIPVNAIIGLVFIVGGIIYQQLEAFGKNFDKKVP; encoded by the coding sequence ATGAACTTAAAATCGTTTGGTTATTCAATAAGTGCTGTTTTACTTTGGGCAACTGTGGCAACTGCTTTTAAACTCACGTTAGCTGGAATGAATTTTCTGCAGATGCTTTTCTATTCATCACTTTCCAGCAGCGTGGTATTATTTATAATTCTGCTTTCCACAAATGGAAGAAACTCTTTTAAATTTTTAACGTTTGCTGATTTGAAGAAAAGTTTACTTCTTGGTTTGTTAAATCCTTTTTTGTACTACTTTGTTTTATTTAAAGCATATTCCCTACTTCCTGCGCACGAAGCACAACCACTTAACTATACATGGCCAATTGCCATTTCCATTATGTCTGCAATTTTTTTAAAGGAAAAAATAAGTATTAGAATCGTGATTGGTTTAATAACAGCTTTTGTTGGTGTAATTATTATTGCAACCAGAGGAAATATTTTTAATCTTCATTTTGATAGTTGGGAAGGAGTAATCCTTGCGATCGGTAGTTCAATTATCTGGGCATCATTCTGGCTTTTAAATATGATAGATAAAAGAGATTCATCCGTAAAACTATTCGGTGCATTTTTTATCGGTACGATTTTATCAGGTATGTACATCCTGGTGTTTGATACTTTTATAATTCATGAACCAAAATATATTTTCGGTGCAGTCTATATTGGATTTTTTGAAATGGGTTTTACTTTCTTGCTATGGATGAAAGGATTGTCTTTGAGTAAAAGCCGGGCTAAAACCTCAACATTGGCTTATCTTTCACCGTTTTTATCTTTTATATTAATAAGCGTTGTACTTAAAGAGCAAATACCAGTTAATGCAATTATAGGATTGGTGTTTATTGTTGGTGGAATTATTTATCAACAATTAGAAGCTTTTGGAAAAAACTTTGATAAGAAAGTGCCATAA
- a CDS encoding type II toxin-antitoxin system HicA family toxin has translation MKRNMLKTRKVIKLLKKDGWLLFRKRENRYQFKHPIKLGIITISGKNSKKIAPLTLSNIFNRAGIL, from the coding sequence ATGAAAAGAAACATGCTAAAAACAAGAAAGGTAATAAAACTATTAAAGAAAGATGGCTGGCTATTATTTAGAAAAAGAGAAAATAGATACCAGTTTAAACATCCAATTAAACTTGGCATTATAACAATCTCTGGTAAAAATTCTAAAAAAATTGCACCGCTTACTTTATCAAATATTTTTAACCGTGCAGGTATTTTATGA